In Paenibacillus sp. 1781tsa1, one DNA window encodes the following:
- a CDS encoding pseudouridine synthase, producing MSGKGKQTLRLDKILSHMGVGTRSELKKMVKQGRIHVDGKAVKDSGVQVNPEVNVIEADGERIVYREMIYLMLHKPPGVVSATEDNRDKTVLDLLRKEERVFNPFPVGRLDKDTEGLLILTNDGPLAHDLLSPRKHVPKTYEARVLGNVDDADVQRFKAGIQLDDGYETLPAELTILGREETEEGTVSSISLIIHEGKFHQVKRMFQAVGKRVIYLKRVAMGELELASDLAIGSYRELTAEELNLLRK from the coding sequence ATGAGTGGAAAAGGCAAACAAACGCTGCGTCTGGACAAAATATTAAGTCACATGGGTGTGGGAACACGAAGTGAACTCAAAAAGATGGTGAAGCAAGGCAGAATCCATGTGGACGGCAAGGCAGTCAAAGACAGTGGTGTACAGGTGAATCCCGAAGTTAACGTTATTGAAGCCGATGGAGAGCGGATTGTGTATCGGGAGATGATCTATCTGATGCTGCATAAACCTCCAGGTGTTGTGTCTGCTACGGAGGACAACAGAGATAAGACGGTGTTGGATCTGCTGCGAAAAGAGGAGCGGGTCTTCAACCCGTTTCCTGTGGGACGACTGGATAAGGATACAGAGGGACTGCTCATTCTCACGAATGATGGTCCGCTTGCCCATGATCTGTTATCTCCACGCAAGCATGTGCCTAAAACCTACGAAGCCCGTGTGTTGGGAAACGTGGATGATGCGGATGTGCAACGTTTCAAGGCGGGCATTCAATTGGATGACGGATACGAGACATTGCCTGCTGAGCTGACTATACTTGGCCGCGAAGAGACCGAAGAAGGCACGGTCTCGTCGATCTCGCTTATTATTCACGAAGGGAAATTTCACCAGGTGAAACGTATGTTTCAAGCGGTAGGCAAGCGAGTGATCTATCTGAAACGCGTCGCCATGGGTGAGCTGGAACTAGCTTCCGATCTAGCTATCGGAAGTTATCGTGAACTAACCGCAGAAGAGTTAAACCTTCTGCGGAAGTAA
- a CDS encoding DUF309 domain-containing protein, whose product MSIYEPLYIDYLIYFNRDQDYFECHEVLEELWLERNRDSLYKGLLQIAVGLYHFRNGNLRGGTMMLQSSLDLLEPYPDTILGIDLGTLVRDVQEIVKELSQSDAQSVSYRDLSIRIVDEVLEQEISSRSLELKPNIPQRRSPTRGRIYEEKMKAMEQGKS is encoded by the coding sequence ATGAGCATCTATGAGCCTCTGTACATTGACTACTTAATCTACTTCAATCGGGATCAGGATTATTTCGAGTGTCATGAGGTGCTGGAAGAATTGTGGCTTGAACGAAACCGGGATTCTCTCTATAAAGGATTGTTGCAGATTGCGGTTGGTTTATACCACTTCAGGAATGGCAATCTCCGCGGAGGCACGATGATGTTACAGAGCTCACTTGACCTTTTGGAACCTTATCCTGATACGATTCTAGGCATTGACCTTGGGACTTTGGTACGGGATGTACAGGAAATCGTGAAGGAACTGTCCCAATCAGATGCTCAGTCTGTGTCTTATAGGGATTTGTCCATACGAATTGTTGATGAGGTCTTAGAACAGGAGATATCTAGTAGATCACTTGAGCTTAAACCTAATATTCCGCAACGCCGGAGTCCTACCAGAGGACGAATATACGAAGAGAAGATGAAGGCGATGGAGCAGGGTAAAAGTTGA
- a CDS encoding GNAT family N-acetyltransferase gives MHSFRISSEYINDGFQAVQAKPEDTEDVMSLLVETAEWLQSQGSSQWNALLKGEDSHDTAGAIRRGDVFVFKKGADVAGMVILMVQPSPWDIHLWRSKAYAEDGAIYLHRLAIRRKYAQSGLGRAILEWSSSGIHFDGKHTVRLDCGADNATLNAFYARNGYTFLGETDGYSTYEKPVELLN, from the coding sequence ATGCACTCATTCAGGATCAGTAGCGAATATATTAACGATGGATTTCAAGCGGTTCAGGCGAAGCCCGAAGATACGGAGGATGTGATGTCGCTGTTGGTGGAGACAGCCGAATGGCTACAGAGCCAAGGTTCTTCTCAATGGAACGCTTTGCTTAAAGGTGAAGATTCACATGATACGGCAGGGGCGATTCGGCGCGGGGATGTGTTTGTATTTAAAAAAGGAGCGGACGTAGCGGGGATGGTGATCCTTATGGTTCAGCCAAGCCCGTGGGATATTCATCTCTGGCGATCAAAAGCTTACGCCGAGGATGGCGCAATCTATCTGCATCGGCTGGCGATCCGAAGAAAATATGCCCAGAGCGGTCTGGGACGAGCAATATTGGAATGGTCCAGCAGCGGCATACACTTTGATGGCAAACATACGGTTCGTTTGGATTGCGGAGCCGACAACGCAACGTTAAACGCCTTTTACGCACGGAACGGGTATACTTTTTTGGGAGAGACAGATGGTTACAGTACATATGAGAAGCCCGTGGAACTCCTGAACTGA
- a CDS encoding GTP pyrophosphokinase family protein produces MDGRDWGTFLLPYEQAVEELKVKFKTMRAELKKREEYAPIEFVTGRVKKISSILEKSRRLNVSLDDVETGIEDIAGIRIMCQFVDDIRRVAEYIRGRKDLTVLIEKDYITNFKESGYRSFHMIIEYPVQTALGQKIVLAEIQIRTLAMNFWATIEHSLSYKFRESLPDDMRARLKKTAEAAFVLDNEMSAIRLQILEAQKAFEDDSNIVSRTLNIIHQLYFYHLVSEAIEAQKRFNDYWERHDMEGLKDLLDDVKTLLNNARKGENPDEHL; encoded by the coding sequence ATGGACGGTAGAGACTGGGGTACATTTTTACTTCCTTATGAACAAGCGGTAGAGGAATTAAAAGTCAAGTTTAAGACAATGCGGGCGGAGCTGAAAAAACGGGAAGAGTATGCCCCGATTGAATTCGTTACCGGTCGTGTCAAAAAAATATCCAGTATTCTGGAGAAATCCAGACGACTGAATGTGTCGCTTGATGACGTGGAGACAGGCATTGAGGATATTGCAGGTATCCGTATCATGTGCCAATTTGTAGATGATATCCGTCGGGTTGCCGAATACATTCGAGGCCGCAAGGATCTCACGGTACTCATTGAGAAAGATTATATTACGAATTTCAAAGAGAGCGGCTATCGCAGCTTCCATATGATTATTGAGTATCCCGTTCAGACGGCTCTGGGACAGAAGATCGTATTGGCAGAGATTCAGATCCGGACACTTGCCATGAATTTCTGGGCTACCATTGAACATTCTCTGAGTTACAAATTTCGGGAGAGCTTACCGGATGACATGCGAGCCAGGTTGAAAAAAACAGCGGAGGCTGCTTTTGTACTGGATAATGAGATGTCTGCCATTCGGCTACAGATTTTGGAGGCGCAGAAGGCATTTGAGGATGATTCCAATATTGTGTCAAGAACATTGAATATCATTCATCAATTATACTTCTACCACCTTGTCAGTGAAGCGATTGAAGCACAGAAGCGTTTTAACGATTACTGGGAACGACATGATATGGAAGGGCTCAAAGACTTGCTGGATGATGTGAAAACACTTCTGAACAACGCCAGAAAGGGCGAAAACCCGGATGAGCATCTATGA
- a CDS encoding glycosyltransferase family 4 protein: MRLLQALFFPPEQPGGVSSMIPYMQERFTTPRWEMDLFSLPKRIRNKGREEVHFETFDWTEYQDSPVVQKYIQTYRDYLWWTKLRIQKPYDLIHAHHPIAGLAMKTVFPDTPLIQTIHSSYERELILNGRIETDGPEHRFLLAIYGELEHQAERLLTVSDSFRRYLAPYVKEPDVIGVIPNGFDEKRFKPIPHDNAIPQLVTVCRLVPAKGLDILFKACAELKGRGHDYVLHIIGDGPIRPDLEELAQRLGIYNETIFYGYTLHPEEFMPFFDIFVLPSRAEAFGSVFAEAALSCLALVGTDVGGIPEQIENGSNGLLVPAEDPSALAEALEKVMLDPAYRYELARSACEKAKTHYSLGRSVNELKKMYLQFPSKA; the protein is encoded by the coding sequence GTGAGATTGCTGCAGGCGCTTTTCTTTCCTCCGGAGCAGCCCGGAGGTGTATCCTCTATGATTCCGTATATGCAAGAGAGATTTACAACCCCGAGGTGGGAAATGGATCTGTTCTCGTTGCCGAAGCGTATTCGCAACAAGGGCAGAGAGGAAGTACATTTCGAAACGTTTGACTGGACTGAATATCAGGATAGTCCTGTTGTCCAAAAATATATTCAAACCTATCGTGATTATCTATGGTGGACCAAACTGCGTATTCAGAAGCCCTATGATCTGATCCATGCTCACCACCCCATTGCTGGACTTGCGATGAAAACGGTCTTCCCGGATACACCCCTTATTCAGACGATTCACTCCAGTTATGAACGGGAATTAATCCTTAATGGACGCATTGAAACGGATGGACCGGAGCATCGCTTCCTGCTTGCGATATATGGTGAGCTGGAACACCAGGCAGAGCGCCTCTTGACGGTGTCGGATTCGTTCCGTCGTTATCTGGCTCCCTATGTGAAGGAACCTGATGTCATCGGTGTGATTCCCAATGGATTTGATGAGAAGCGCTTTAAGCCGATTCCTCATGATAATGCGATACCACAGCTGGTCACGGTATGTCGGCTTGTTCCGGCAAAAGGGCTGGATATTCTTTTCAAAGCCTGCGCGGAGCTGAAGGGCCGAGGTCATGATTATGTGTTACATATTATTGGAGACGGACCGATTCGTCCTGATCTGGAAGAATTGGCGCAGCGATTGGGAATCTATAATGAGACCATTTTCTATGGTTACACACTGCACCCTGAGGAATTCATGCCATTCTTTGATATTTTTGTACTTCCTTCACGGGCAGAGGCATTTGGTTCCGTCTTCGCTGAAGCGGCGTTGAGTTGTCTTGCCCTTGTGGGTACGGATGTAGGTGGTATACCGGAACAGATTGAGAATGGTAGCAATGGGTTGCTTGTACCTGCAGAAGATCCTTCTGCACTGGCTGAAGCGCTTGAAAAGGTGATGCTCGATCCGGCTTATCGTTATGAGCTTGCCCGTTCAGCGTGTGAAAAAGCCAAAACACATTACTCGCTCGGCAGATCGGTCAATGAGCTGAAGAAGATGTATCTACAGTTTCCCAGCAAGGCCTAA
- a CDS encoding Cof-type HAD-IIB family hydrolase, whose product MTYKLIALDVDGTLLNDHHELTEWTQETLIQASRQGAEIVLCSGRGPANTIPFMEQMGLDGYVITHNGAVTAQVDTREVVHHFALDGQGLEPIISYCRTNGVHFDINTAFGLYVDQPEGLGLQVREMYYNFMAEPLKLPKWVDMTEPLAKFTAFGPIEQMDAVLQEWSTWNLPYYMTRSGDFFIDLMHPEASKGAALKRLAESKGIMPSEIMAIGNYFNDITMLTFAGKGIAMDNSPDEVKAAADEVTLSNNDQGVAHAIQKYVLSV is encoded by the coding sequence ATGACTTATAAATTAATTGCACTTGATGTAGATGGAACACTGCTGAATGATCATCATGAACTAACCGAATGGACTCAGGAGACCTTGATCCAAGCTTCCCGTCAGGGAGCAGAGATCGTTCTGTGTTCAGGTAGAGGTCCTGCCAACACGATTCCTTTTATGGAGCAGATGGGACTGGATGGATATGTGATTACACATAATGGTGCCGTAACGGCGCAAGTGGATACCCGTGAGGTAGTTCATCACTTTGCATTAGATGGACAAGGACTGGAGCCGATCATATCCTACTGTCGAACCAATGGAGTACATTTTGACATTAATACGGCATTTGGTCTGTATGTGGATCAACCAGAAGGTCTGGGGTTGCAGGTGCGTGAGATGTATTACAACTTTATGGCAGAGCCACTGAAATTACCTAAGTGGGTTGATATGACAGAACCACTGGCCAAATTCACTGCATTTGGACCGATTGAACAGATGGATGCCGTGCTTCAGGAGTGGTCTACCTGGAATCTGCCTTATTATATGACACGGAGTGGTGATTTTTTTATTGACCTGATGCATCCCGAAGCGTCCAAAGGCGCTGCACTTAAAAGACTGGCCGAATCCAAAGGAATCATGCCTTCGGAGATCATGGCAATTGGCAACTACTTCAATGACATTACGATGCTGACCTTTGCTGGAAAAGGTATTGCCATGGATAACTCACCGGACGAGGTGAAAGCTGCTGCGGACGAGGTTACACTGTCGAATAACGACCAAGGTGTTGCACACGCAATCCAAAAATATGTGTTATCCGTCTAA
- a CDS encoding RsmB/NOP family class I SAM-dependent RNA methyltransferase: protein MGVKLPLIFAERMKSLLGDEFEQFMESYEQSPHAGLRVNTLKISMEQFDEIAPFDLRPIPWCETGFYVPHGVKPGLHPYYHAGLYYIQEPSAMAPVELLQVEPGDRVLDLCAAPGGKTTQIAAKLQGKGVLVTNDIHAERTKALAKNVELYGVRNAVVLNESPERIANAFPHYFDKVLIDAPCSGEGMFRKDEDMVKSWEHHSVDKCVLMQRDILETAARLLAPGGTIVYSTCTFAPEENEAMIAEFLNVNRDFVVKDIPEETGFAPGRPEWVRQMMPEKAEETEAVLDQTRGTARLWPHLLEGEGHYVAVLQHRAGQGLETDQPGVVKEGAMEYGQVEDVSRIEVEGNKDHSIAASSIAMTKADRKKERLLRIESRESHDRQAGGSKNSGRPSKKGKDYSGRKSERGQGRGADPASIDPVAIYSQFMKEQLEIELTGETVCYGDRVYQSSVGAARLEGLKVIRPGWFMGTIKNGRFVPSHPLACALNASEARRSVNLSSADGEAVRYLKGETLNIEEERVVLKADTIAKGYVLVCVDGYAAGWGKWLDGVLKNEYPAGWRWTSV, encoded by the coding sequence ATGGGTGTAAAGTTACCTTTGATATTTGCTGAGCGAATGAAAAGTTTGCTGGGTGATGAGTTTGAACAATTTATGGAATCTTATGAACAGTCTCCCCATGCGGGACTGAGAGTGAATACGCTGAAAATATCGATGGAACAATTCGATGAGATTGCTCCGTTTGATCTAAGACCTATTCCTTGGTGTGAGACAGGATTCTATGTACCTCATGGTGTTAAACCGGGGCTGCACCCTTATTATCATGCAGGCCTGTATTATATACAGGAACCAAGTGCAATGGCTCCAGTTGAATTATTGCAGGTGGAGCCTGGCGATCGTGTGCTTGATCTGTGTGCTGCTCCGGGAGGGAAAACAACACAGATTGCTGCAAAGCTGCAAGGCAAGGGTGTGCTTGTCACGAACGATATCCATGCTGAACGTACAAAAGCGCTGGCCAAGAACGTGGAATTGTACGGGGTGCGGAACGCCGTTGTGTTGAATGAGTCGCCCGAGCGGATCGCGAATGCATTTCCCCATTATTTTGACAAAGTATTAATCGATGCGCCTTGTTCAGGTGAAGGTATGTTCCGCAAGGATGAAGACATGGTGAAATCGTGGGAACATCATTCGGTGGATAAATGTGTACTTATGCAGCGTGATATTCTTGAGACTGCGGCACGATTGCTGGCTCCGGGAGGTACAATTGTATATTCGACATGTACCTTTGCGCCGGAGGAAAATGAAGCAATGATTGCGGAGTTTCTGAATGTGAACCGTGATTTCGTTGTAAAGGACATTCCTGAAGAGACAGGATTCGCTCCAGGACGTCCGGAATGGGTGCGTCAGATGATGCCTGAGAAGGCGGAAGAGACGGAAGCTGTACTGGATCAAACGCGTGGCACCGCAAGATTGTGGCCTCACCTTTTGGAAGGAGAGGGACATTATGTCGCAGTATTACAGCATCGTGCAGGGCAAGGACTTGAAACAGATCAACCAGGAGTAGTTAAAGAAGGAGCAATGGAGTATGGACAGGTCGAGGATGTGTCCAGGATTGAAGTAGAGGGGAACAAGGATCACTCTATTGCTGCTTCTTCAATTGCTATGACCAAGGCTGATCGTAAAAAGGAACGTTTGCTGCGAATCGAATCCAGAGAGTCCCATGACAGACAAGCTGGTGGCAGCAAGAATTCGGGTAGACCGAGCAAAAAAGGTAAAGATTACAGTGGGCGAAAATCGGAACGGGGTCAGGGACGCGGAGCTGATCCGGCAAGTATTGATCCGGTTGCGATATACAGTCAGTTTATGAAAGAACAATTGGAGATTGAGTTAACTGGAGAAACGGTATGTTACGGAGATCGTGTGTATCAATCATCGGTTGGTGCAGCACGGTTGGAGGGACTGAAAGTCATTCGTCCAGGCTGGTTTATGGGCACAATCAAGAATGGGCGATTTGTTCCGTCCCACCCACTTGCGTGTGCTCTGAATGCATCTGAGGCACGGCGAAGCGTGAATCTGTCATCCGCTGATGGGGAAGCTGTGAGGTACCTCAAGGGTGAAACATTAAATATTGAAGAAGAACGAGTGGTGCTCAAGGCGGATACAATTGCCAAAGGGTACGTTCTTGTGTGTGTAGATGGTTATGCTGCTGGCTGGGGAAAATGGCTGGATGGTGTACTGAAGAATGAATATCCGGCAGGCTGGAGGTGGACATCGGTATGA
- a CDS encoding thioredoxin family protein, whose protein sequence is MKSKKKKKSAAILIFLGILIIMIAALVVVDQQSKKQMDSVENAYGIAASKLNPATRELLSDPNYQQIIVPADLKAKIDNKDSFFVYFFASDCSHCRATTPQLMPLVDSEGIELPQFNLREFEAGWTDYNIEFTPTLVYYEAGVEKDRMVGGLQENGSDQGYTLDDYKQFFQKYKGSATPSAS, encoded by the coding sequence ATGAAATCCAAGAAGAAAAAGAAAAGTGCTGCGATCCTTATATTCCTGGGTATTTTAATCATTATGATTGCAGCATTGGTTGTCGTAGACCAACAATCCAAAAAACAGATGGATTCAGTGGAAAATGCTTATGGCATCGCTGCTTCCAAGCTTAATCCAGCTACACGTGAACTGCTTAGTGATCCCAACTATCAACAAATTATTGTGCCCGCTGATCTCAAAGCCAAAATCGATAACAAAGACAGCTTTTTTGTTTATTTCTTCGCTTCCGACTGCTCGCACTGCCGTGCCACAACACCTCAGTTGATGCCACTGGTTGACAGTGAAGGTATTGAGCTTCCGCAGTTCAATCTGCGCGAATTCGAAGCAGGATGGACCGATTACAACATCGAGTTCACGCCTACACTCGTCTATTATGAGGCTGGTGTCGAGAAAGACCGTATGGTTGGCGGACTTCAAGAGAATGGCAGTGACCAAGGCTATACGCTGGATGATTACAAACAATTCTTTCAAAAATATAAAGGCAGTGCCACTCCTTCGGCAAGCTAA